The proteins below are encoded in one region of Clostridium estertheticum:
- the hemW gene encoding radical SAM family heme chaperone HemW, translating into MKKVALYIHIPFCKQKCLYCDFPSLAGKEDCMVDYAAALAKEIYSIRNKKIKTIFIGGGTPTYLSLAGWKIIKKSIDTLDICDDLEFTVEGNPGTFTKEILNFLKEMGVNRLSIGLQAWQDSLLKELGRIHTIEDFKQSFEMARELGFDNINVDLMFGLPSQTINQWTETLDNVTKLNPEHLSCYSLIVEEGTEFYKRFEKGKLNLPDEEIERTMYAKTIEVLREKGYIQYEISNFSKRNKKCRHNLVYWELDEYIGCGAASHSYSEGFRYRNEENIEKYIEKMNNDNSAIVEKIKNSFKDNMEEFMFMGLRKTEGINKSEFKKRFDKNMDDIYAKVINKYTSTGFMIESPDYIFLTYEGIEVSNVIMADFLL; encoded by the coding sequence ATGAAGAAGGTTGCTTTATATATTCATATTCCCTTTTGCAAGCAGAAGTGTTTATATTGTGATTTTCCATCACTAGCTGGCAAAGAGGATTGTATGGTTGATTATGCTGCAGCACTCGCAAAAGAAATATATAGTATAAGGAATAAAAAAATAAAAACTATTTTTATAGGTGGGGGAACTCCCACCTATTTATCTTTAGCGGGCTGGAAAATAATAAAAAAAAGTATTGATACATTAGATATATGTGATGATTTAGAGTTTACAGTGGAGGGGAATCCAGGAACATTTACAAAAGAAATATTGAACTTCCTAAAAGAAATGGGAGTGAATAGACTTAGTATCGGACTTCAAGCCTGGCAGGATTCACTTTTAAAAGAACTCGGAAGAATTCATACTATAGAAGATTTTAAACAAAGCTTTGAAATGGCTAGAGAATTAGGATTTGATAACATAAATGTAGATTTGATGTTTGGACTTCCATCTCAAACTATCAATCAATGGACAGAGACATTAGATAATGTAACTAAGCTTAATCCAGAGCATTTATCTTGCTATAGTTTAATTGTAGAAGAGGGAACAGAATTTTATAAAAGATTTGAAAAAGGTAAATTAAATCTCCCGGATGAGGAAATAGAAAGAACTATGTATGCCAAAACAATAGAAGTTTTAAGGGAAAAAGGATATATACAATATGAGATCTCAAACTTTTCGAAAAGGAATAAGAAATGTAGACATAATCTAGTATATTGGGAATTGGATGAATATATTGGGTGTGGAGCTGCTTCTCATTCGTATAGTGAAGGTTTTAGGTATAGAAATGAAGAAAATATAGAAAAATATATTGAAAAAATGAACAATGACAACAGTGCGATAGTTGAAAAAATAAAAAATTCATTTAAAGATAATATGGAAGAGTTTATGTTCATGGGACTTAGAAAAACAGAAGGCATAAATAAAAGTGAATTCAAGAAAAGGTTTGATAAAAATATGGATGATATTTATGCAAAGGTAATTAATAAATACACAAGTACTGGGTTTATGATAGAAAGTCCAGATTATATTTTTTTAACATATGAGGGTATTGAAGTATCAAACGTAATTATGGCAGATTTTTTATTATAA
- the hrcA gene encoding heat-inducible transcriptional repressor HrcA — protein sequence MEMDERKIKILQAIITDYINNGEPVGSRTIAKKYDLGISSATIRNEMSDLEEMGYIEHIHTSSGRKPSDKGYRLYVDRLMELTKLSSEEEYMIKNHLINAALYEVDKIVKQATQMLSLLTNLTSIVKAPSVQKSCIKYIQLMNLDFISILFVIITDSGIIKNNVIKVSKPIGIATIEKLTNILNFRLGKLTIEQINLEVINNLKSDLASYEEIFAGIIPALYDSLSGVESSEVYIQGAANIFNYPEYNNITKAREFLVLVDNKESINSLLGTNDNTSNITIKIGGENFVECARECSIITAVYSASGVPLGSIGVIGPTRIPYGKVISVLTGVVKELNDNIAQIYDDHR from the coding sequence ATGGAAATGGATGAAAGAAAAATTAAAATACTTCAGGCTATAATAACAGATTATATAAACAATGGTGAGCCTGTAGGGTCCAGAACCATAGCTAAAAAGTATGATTTAGGTATTAGTTCAGCTACAATAAGAAATGAAATGTCAGATCTCGAAGAAATGGGATATATTGAACATATACATACCTCATCTGGTAGAAAACCATCAGATAAAGGTTATAGGTTATATGTTGATAGACTTATGGAACTTACAAAGTTATCTTCTGAGGAAGAATATATGATTAAAAATCATCTTATTAATGCTGCATTATATGAGGTTGATAAAATTGTTAAGCAAGCAACACAAATGCTTTCTCTTCTTACAAATCTTACATCTATAGTGAAGGCACCTTCTGTTCAAAAAAGCTGTATAAAATATATTCAGCTAATGAATTTAGATTTTATAAGCATTTTGTTTGTAATTATTACGGATAGTGGTATTATCAAAAACAATGTTATAAAAGTTAGTAAGCCAATTGGCATTGCAACTATAGAAAAACTTACTAATATACTTAACTTTAGATTAGGAAAACTTACAATAGAACAGATAAACTTAGAAGTTATCAATAATCTAAAAAGCGATTTAGCTTCTTATGAAGAAATATTTGCAGGGATTATTCCAGCATTATATGATAGTTTATCTGGGGTTGAGTCTTCGGAAGTTTATATTCAAGGCGCTGCTAATATATTTAATTACCCAGAATATAATAATATAACTAAAGCTCGAGAGTTCTTAGTATTGGTAGACAATAAAGAGAGTATAAATAGCTTACTAGGTACTAATGACAATACTTCTAATATTACAATTAAAATTGGTGGGGAAAATTTTGTTGAGTGTGCAAGGGAGTGTAGTATTATAACAGCAGTTTATAGCGCTTCTGGAGTACCACTTGGATCTATTGGAGTTATAGGACCAACAAGAATTCCCTATGGAAAAGTTATATCAGTATTAACGGGAGTAGTTAAAGAATTAAATGATAATATAGCTCAAATTTATGATGATCATAGATAA
- the grpE gene encoding nucleotide exchange factor GrpE codes for MNTNNKEILDEENTKFSNEDSSLAGDINEVKESKEETEDTLDKTLEEAEVLEDAEIVEEDEEVEELLESDKEKDMRKSKKKLEAENKNLQDDMDSFKDKLLRTTAEYENFRKRTIKEKQNIYTDACADVLKEVLPVLDNLERALSVEGGGDELRTGVENTVKLFNAAFKKLGIEELSSTGEFDPNFHNAVMHVEDEQYGANQIVEVLQKGYKKEDKVLRHSMVKVAN; via the coding sequence GTGAATACGAATAATAAGGAAATATTAGACGAAGAAAACACAAAGTTTTCAAATGAAGATTCTAGTTTAGCAGGTGACATTAACGAAGTTAAGGAAAGTAAAGAAGAGACTGAAGATACTTTAGATAAAACACTAGAAGAAGCTGAAGTATTAGAAGATGCTGAAATAGTAGAGGAAGATGAAGAAGTTGAAGAACTTTTAGAAAGTGATAAAGAGAAAGATATGAGAAAAAGTAAAAAGAAACTAGAAGCAGAAAACAAAAATTTACAAGATGATATGGATTCTTTTAAGGATAAACTTTTAAGAACAACTGCAGAGTATGAAAACTTTAGAAAAAGGACAATAAAGGAGAAACAAAACATATACACAGATGCTTGTGCAGATGTTTTAAAAGAAGTTCTACCAGTACTTGATAACTTAGAAAGAGCTCTTTCAGTTGAAGGTGGTGGGGATGAACTAAGAACTGGTGTAGAAAATACAGTTAAATTATTTAATGCTGCATTTAAAAAACTAGGCATTGAAGAACTATCCTCAACAGGCGAATTTGATCCTAACTTCCACAATGCAGTAATGCATGTAGAAGATGAACAATATGGAGCAAATCAAATAGTCGAAGTATTACAAAAGGGATATAAAAAAGAAGATAAGGTATTAAGACATAGCATGGTTAAGGTTGCAAATTAA
- the dnaK gene encoding molecular chaperone DnaK: MGKIIGIDLGTTNSCVAVMEGGEPVVISNSEGARTTPSVVSFQANGERLVGQVAKRQAITNPDKTIMSIKRQMGTDHKVDIDGKAHTPQEISAYILQKIKADAEAYLGEAVTEAVITVPAYFNDSQRQATKDAGKIAGLEVKRIINEPTAAALAYGLDKMDVNQKILVYDLGGGTFDVSILELGDGLFEVKSTNGNTKLGGDDFDEKVMNHIADTFKADNGIDLRNDKMALQRLKEAAEKAKIELSSSTQTNINLPFITADATGPKHIDMNLTRAKFNELTHDLVQSTIEPMKKAIADAGLSLNEIDKIVLVGGSTRTPAVQDAVKEFTGKDPSKGVNPDECVALGAAIQAGVLSGEVKDVLLLDVTPLTLGIETLGGIATPLIERNTTIPAKKSQTFSTAADGQTSVEINIVQGERQMAAGNKSLGRVTLSGIAAAPRGIPQIEVTFDIDANGIVNVSAKDKGTGKEAKITITASTNLSDDEIDKAVKEAEKFAGEDKKRKEEIEIKNNAEQLVYQTEKSLTDLGEKVSEEDKKDIEAKLEALKKIKDGDDTEATKKSTEELTEAFYAVTTKIYQAEAETAKAGEAGQGGDNAGNAEHDDNVVDADYKVEEDKKEEDKK, encoded by the coding sequence ATGGGAAAAATTATAGGAATAGATTTAGGTACAACAAATTCATGTGTAGCAGTTATGGAGGGTGGAGAACCCGTAGTAATTTCTAATTCAGAAGGTGCAAGAACTACACCATCTGTAGTATCATTTCAAGCTAATGGAGAAAGACTAGTAGGTCAAGTAGCTAAAAGACAAGCAATTACAAACCCAGATAAAACAATAATGTCAATTAAAAGACAAATGGGTACTGATCATAAAGTAGATATTGATGGAAAAGCACATACACCACAAGAAATTTCAGCGTATATTTTACAAAAAATAAAAGCTGATGCTGAGGCTTATCTAGGAGAAGCAGTTACAGAAGCAGTTATAACTGTACCTGCATACTTCAATGATAGCCAAAGACAAGCAACAAAAGATGCAGGAAAAATAGCTGGACTTGAAGTTAAGAGAATAATAAATGAGCCAACAGCTGCAGCATTAGCTTATGGACTAGACAAAATGGACGTTAACCAAAAGATATTAGTATATGATTTAGGTGGCGGTACATTTGATGTATCTATATTAGAACTTGGTGATGGATTATTCGAAGTTAAATCAACTAACGGAAACACTAAACTTGGTGGAGATGACTTTGACGAAAAAGTTATGAATCATATTGCAGATACTTTTAAAGCAGATAATGGAATAGATTTAAGAAATGATAAAATGGCACTTCAAAGACTTAAAGAAGCTGCTGAAAAAGCAAAAATAGAATTATCATCTTCAACACAAACAAATATTAATCTACCATTTATTACAGCTGATGCAACAGGCCCTAAGCATATAGATATGAATTTGACAAGAGCTAAATTTAATGAATTAACTCATGATTTAGTTCAATCTACAATAGAACCAATGAAAAAAGCAATTGCAGATGCAGGTTTATCTCTTAATGAAATAGATAAAATTGTACTTGTAGGTGGTTCAACAAGAACACCAGCAGTTCAAGATGCAGTTAAAGAATTTACTGGTAAAGACCCTTCAAAGGGAGTAAATCCAGATGAATGTGTTGCACTTGGTGCAGCAATCCAAGCGGGAGTATTAAGTGGAGAAGTTAAAGATGTATTACTTCTTGATGTAACTCCATTAACTCTTGGAATTGAAACATTAGGTGGAATAGCTACTCCTCTAATAGAGAGAAATACTACAATTCCAGCTAAGAAGAGTCAAACATTCTCAACAGCTGCAGATGGTCAAACATCAGTTGAAATTAATATTGTTCAAGGTGAACGTCAAATGGCTGCAGGTAATAAATCTTTAGGAAGAGTTACTTTATCCGGAATTGCAGCAGCACCAAGAGGCATTCCACAAATAGAGGTTACTTTTGATATAGATGCTAATGGTATTGTTAATGTATCAGCTAAAGATAAAGGAACAGGAAAAGAAGCTAAAATAACAATTACAGCATCAACTAATTTAAGTGATGATGAAATTGATAAAGCAGTAAAAGAAGCAGAAAAATTTGCAGGAGAAGATAAAAAGAGAAAAGAAGAAATAGAAATTAAAAATAATGCAGAACAGTTAGTATACCAAACTGAAAAAAGCTTAACTGACCTTGGAGAAAAAGTATCAGAGGAAGATAAGAAAGATATTGAAGCTAAATTAGAAGCTCTTAAAAAGATTAAAGATGGAGACGATACTGAAGCTACAAAGAAATCTACAGAAGAATTAACTGAAGCATTTTATGCAGTAACTACAAAAATATATCAAGCTGAAGCTGAAACAGCAAAAGCTGGAGAAGCTGGTCAAGGCGGAGATAATGCTGGAAATGCTGAGCATGACGACAATGTAGTAGATGCTGATTATAAAGTAGAAGAAGATAAAAAAGAAGAAGATAAGAAATAA
- the dnaJ gene encoding molecular chaperone DnaJ, whose protein sequence is MANKDYYETLGVGKDASEEDIKKAFKKGALKYHPDRNPDNKEAEDKFKEMNEAYQVLSNTEKRARYDQYGTADDNGAGYGGSSDFSGFGGFGDIFGDIFGGGFSSRNQNGPKKGADLEYNINLTFEEAVFGVEKDVSITRNEKCGDCSGSGAKAGTTPKTCDKCGGNGQIKVQRNTAFGSFASMSTCDKCGGSGKIISEPCKTCHGSGKQRKNRKIKVNIPGGVDTGNVMPLRGQGEQGEKGGPAGDLYINIRVAPHKTFKRKGIDIHIESHISFGYASMGTEIKVPTVDGDVKYKVPGGTQSGTVFRLKGKGIPRVNGHGRGDQYVKVIVDIPKSLNDKQKEALKLFMQASGESVENFEENKKSFVDKILGK, encoded by the coding sequence ATGGCAAATAAAGATTATTATGAAACACTTGGCGTAGGTAAAGATGCCAGTGAAGAAGATATTAAGAAAGCTTTTAAAAAAGGTGCGTTAAAGTACCATCCAGATAGAAATCCAGATAATAAAGAAGCTGAAGATAAATTCAAAGAAATGAATGAAGCATACCAAGTTCTGTCTAATACAGAAAAAAGGGCTAGATATGATCAATATGGTACAGCTGATGATAATGGAGCAGGATATGGTGGTAGCTCTGATTTCTCAGGCTTTGGTGGATTTGGAGATATATTTGGAGATATATTTGGAGGCGGATTCTCGTCAAGAAATCAGAATGGTCCTAAAAAAGGTGCGGATTTAGAATATAACATAAATCTAACTTTTGAAGAGGCTGTATTTGGTGTAGAAAAAGATGTATCAATTACAAGAAATGAAAAATGTGGAGATTGTAGCGGTAGTGGTGCTAAAGCTGGTACAACACCTAAAACTTGTGATAAATGTGGTGGAAATGGGCAGATAAAAGTTCAAAGAAATACTGCATTTGGAAGCTTTGCTAGCATGAGCACTTGTGATAAGTGTGGAGGCAGTGGTAAGATAATTTCTGAACCATGTAAAACTTGTCATGGCTCTGGAAAACAGAGAAAAAACAGAAAAATTAAAGTTAATATTCCGGGTGGAGTTGACACCGGAAATGTTATGCCATTAAGAGGCCAAGGAGAACAGGGTGAAAAGGGCGGACCAGCAGGAGATTTATATATAAATATCAGAGTAGCTCCTCATAAAACTTTTAAGAGGAAGGGAATTGATATTCATATAGAATCACATATAAGCTTTGGTTATGCATCCATGGGTACTGAAATTAAAGTGCCAACAGTAGATGGGGATGTTAAATACAAGGTTCCTGGTGGAACACAATCTGGTACTGTGTTTAGGCTTAAGGGTAAGGGGATACCTAGAGTAAACGGACATGGAAGAGGAGATCAATATGTAAAAGTTATTGTTGATATTCCAAAATCTTTGAACGATAAACAAAAGGAAGCACTTAAACTATTTATGCAAGCTAGCGGTGAGAGTGTAGAAAATTTTGAAGAAAATAAAAAGTCTTTTGTAGATAAAATATTAGGTAAATAA
- the prmA gene encoding 50S ribosomal protein L11 methyltransferase, which translates to MNKDWIEVTIITSTEAVEAVSAMLYNTGVEGVSILDPLDLIYRRDHTTDWDYFDESIIDTKSGVVIKGYYKKDQHFDEHLEKIKTGVNNLPSFGLDKGAGSVTAEKVNEEDWENNWKKYYKPLKVGEKIVIKPIWEDYNKNPGEIIVQLDPGMAFGTGSHETTRMCIKALERHVDADSIVFDIGTGSGILAITAAMLGAKKTVGVDLDPVAVDSAKQNVSYNDINNIEILYGDLLEVVKGKANIVIANIMADIIMFLTDQVKEVITKGGYFISSGIILCKKDEVINKLTKCGFTIEEINIEGEWVCIVAKL; encoded by the coding sequence ATGAATAAAGATTGGATTGAGGTAACTATAATAACAAGCACTGAAGCGGTTGAGGCAGTGTCGGCAATGTTATATAATACTGGAGTTGAAGGTGTATCTATTTTAGATCCTTTAGATTTGATTTATAGGCGAGATCATACTACGGATTGGGACTATTTTGATGAGAGCATTATTGATACAAAGAGTGGGGTTGTAATTAAGGGATATTATAAAAAAGATCAACACTTTGATGAACATTTAGAGAAAATTAAAACAGGGGTAAATAATTTACCTAGCTTTGGACTAGACAAGGGAGCAGGGTCTGTAACTGCGGAAAAGGTAAATGAGGAAGATTGGGAAAATAACTGGAAGAAGTATTATAAACCATTAAAGGTAGGAGAAAAGATAGTTATAAAACCTATATGGGAAGATTACAATAAAAATCCAGGTGAAATAATTGTGCAGTTAGATCCAGGTATGGCTTTCGGTACTGGTTCTCACGAGACTACTAGGATGTGTATAAAGGCACTAGAGAGGCATGTGGACGCTGATTCAATTGTTTTTGATATAGGTACAGGGTCTGGAATATTAGCTATCACAGCGGCCATGCTTGGTGCTAAGAAAACTGTAGGAGTTGATCTTGACCCAGTTGCAGTAGATTCTGCAAAGCAAAATGTTTCGTATAATGATATAAATAACATTGAGATATTGTACGGAGACTTACTTGAGGTTGTTAAAGGGAAGGCTAATATAGTTATAGCAAATATAATGGCTGATATAATTATGTTTTTAACAGATCAAGTTAAGGAAGTTATAACTAAGGGCGGATATTTTATATCTTCAGGAATAATTTTATGTAAAAAAGATGAAGTAATAAATAAGTTAACAAAGTGTGGATTTACAATTGAGGAGATAAATATAGAGGGAGAATGGGTTTGCATAGTTGCAAAATTATAG
- a CDS encoding 16S rRNA (uracil(1498)-N(3))-methyltransferase, which produces MHKFFVPKSSIDDNKAIIEGEDVKHIYKVLRLQVGEKVSINNSCGKEYIGKITYIDKKVVNINILKENPINNESPIEVYLFQGMPKSTKMDLIVQKNTELGVKEITPIITQRVEVKTEIMEFKKDREIDKKIIRWNRIALEASKQSKRSLIPVINDPIEFDNLLVELKAMDLVVVPYENEEGYGIKKLVKDIEKETINKVAIIIGPEGGFEECEISKLKEIGSKIITLGPRILRTETAGFTCLSLIMYEFGDLGGSVK; this is translated from the coding sequence ATGCATAAATTTTTTGTGCCCAAAAGCAGTATAGATGATAATAAAGCTATTATAGAAGGCGAAGATGTAAAACATATATATAAGGTATTAAGGCTTCAGGTTGGCGAGAAGGTAAGTATAAACAACTCTTGCGGCAAGGAATACATAGGTAAAATAACTTATATAGACAAGAAAGTTGTAAATATAAATATTCTTAAAGAAAATCCTATAAATAATGAAAGCCCTATTGAAGTATATTTATTTCAAGGTATGCCTAAATCTACAAAAATGGATTTAATAGTTCAAAAGAATACTGAACTTGGAGTTAAAGAAATAACCCCTATAATTACGCAAAGGGTAGAAGTTAAAACTGAGATAATGGAATTTAAAAAAGATAGAGAAATTGATAAAAAAATAATTCGATGGAATAGGATAGCCCTTGAAGCTTCTAAGCAAAGCAAAAGAAGTTTAATACCTGTAATCAATGATCCTATAGAGTTTGATAATTTACTTGTAGAGTTAAAAGCTATGGATTTAGTGGTGGTTCCCTATGAGAATGAAGAGGGCTATGGAATAAAAAAACTAGTCAAAGACATAGAGAAAGAGACTATTAATAAAGTTGCAATTATCATAGGGCCTGAGGGTGGATTTGAGGAATGTGAAATATCAAAACTTAAAGAGATAGGATCAAAAATAATCACTTTAGGACCGCGAATACTCAGAACTGAAACAGCAGGATTTACTTGCTTAAGTTTAATAATGTATGAATTTGGCGACCTTGGTGGAAGTGTAAAATAA
- a CDS encoding histidine triad nucleotide-binding protein codes for MLYEDDKVIVIKDISPQAPIHVIIIPKQHIDNLNCLTKDQSEIIGHIFMVATKVVQTLGIAKSGYRIVSNCGEQGGQTVQHIHFHLLGGRLLEWPPG; via the coding sequence ATGTTATATGAAGATGACAAAGTTATAGTTATTAAAGACATAAGTCCTCAGGCACCCATACATGTTATAATTATTCCAAAGCAGCATATTGATAATTTAAATTGTTTAACAAAAGATCAATCAGAAATAATAGGTCATATATTTATGGTTGCAACTAAGGTTGTACAGACTTTAGGGATTGCAAAGTCTGGATATAGGATTGTTTCTAATTGTGGGGAGCAAGGGGGTCAAACCGTTCAACATATACATTTTCATTTGCTCGGTGGAAGATTACTTGAGTGGCCACCTGGTTAA
- the rpsU gene encoding 30S ribosomal protein S21, translating to MSEIKVGTDETIENALRRFKKKCARSGVLGEVRKREHYEKPSVKKKLKSEAARKRKFK from the coding sequence ATGTCAGAAATTAAAGTTGGAACAGACGAGACAATTGAGAATGCTTTAAGAAGGTTTAAGAAAAAGTGTGCAAGAAGTGGAGTGCTCGGAGAAGTAAGAAAAAGAGAACACTATGAAAAACCAAGCGTTAAAAAGAAATTGAAATCAGAAGCTGCAAGAAAAAGAAAGTTTAAATAG
- the yqfC gene encoding sporulation protein YqfC: protein MDNKFYKTREIIASKLELPRDILLDLPKITILANNEINIENHKGIVIFEEEQIKINSNVGPISIYGKNFKILFIGGNTITLSGNFKSVVYESHE, encoded by the coding sequence ATGGATAATAAATTTTATAAAACAAGAGAAATTATTGCGAGTAAGTTAGAATTGCCAAGGGATATCTTATTAGATTTACCCAAAATTACTATTTTGGCAAATAATGAAATAAATATAGAAAACCATAAAGGAATAGTAATATTTGAAGAAGAACAAATAAAAATAAACTCTAATGTGGGGCCGATTTCGATATATGGTAAAAATTTTAAAATATTATTTATAGGAGGAAACACAATAACTTTAAGTGGTAATTTTAAATCAGTTGTGTATGAAAGCCATGAATAA
- the yqfD gene encoding sporulation protein YqfD, translating into MKAMNNFKKYKKGVVTMEIQSLIPEKFINLLWKNGVVVKNIRKINITTVILEVKLSDYGEISKVAKRTGTRVKIVGRSGMSFFLIKLRSRVALLVGIILFGSIIYYLSTFVWNIEINTENYISPYELRNQIKGFGVIPGMRKKNIDVYDIESKILRSNDEIMWVKARIDGIKLKVDVVERQSPPIIVSNKTPCNLIASKDGIVSRVYTTDGTAIVKDGDSVQKGDILVNGEQGKEGSVYPVHAKGEVIARTFYEQINEVPITKVTRVKTGNIISNLYIKLGNKKVYLKNSLNPYKTYDKIEDNNKFVHKEIYYEVKVENIPANVTKTQDEIYSNILRKLDKSVKIVNKIESVKKENDKYSIRVLVLAEENIAMEASIVPGKNSESQKISQ; encoded by the coding sequence ATGAAAGCCATGAATAATTTTAAAAAATATAAAAAAGGTGTCGTCACAATGGAAATTCAATCATTAATTCCAGAAAAATTTATAAATCTATTATGGAAAAATGGTGTTGTAGTAAAAAATATACGAAAGATTAACATAACAACTGTTATTTTAGAAGTGAAACTAAGTGATTATGGTGAAATTAGTAAAGTGGCAAAACGAACTGGTACTAGGGTTAAAATTGTAGGAAGAAGTGGAATGTCGTTTTTTCTAATAAAATTAAGGAGTAGAGTAGCTCTTTTAGTGGGAATAATTTTATTTGGTAGTATAATATATTATTTATCTACGTTTGTATGGAATATAGAAATTAATACAGAAAATTACATAAGTCCATATGAACTCAGAAATCAAATTAAAGGATTCGGAGTAATACCTGGAATGAGGAAGAAAAACATAGATGTTTATGATATTGAAAGCAAAATTTTAAGAAGTAATGATGAAATAATGTGGGTAAAAGCAAGAATTGACGGCATTAAGCTAAAAGTTGATGTAGTAGAAAGGCAGTCTCCGCCTATCATAGTTAGCAATAAAACTCCTTGCAATTTAATAGCGAGTAAAGATGGTATAGTATCTAGGGTATACACGACGGATGGTACAGCCATTGTGAAAGATGGGGATTCGGTGCAAAAGGGTGATATATTAGTTAATGGTGAGCAAGGAAAGGAAGGGAGTGTTTATCCTGTACACGCGAAAGGCGAAGTTATAGCAAGAACTTTTTATGAGCAGATTAACGAAGTACCAATAACCAAAGTGACAAGAGTGAAAACAGGGAACATTATTAGTAATCTTTACATTAAATTAGGAAATAAAAAAGTTTATCTTAAAAATAGCTTAAATCCATATAAGACTTATGATAAAATAGAAGATAACAATAAGTTTGTGCACAAAGAAATATATTATGAAGTTAAGGTGGAAAATATACCTGCGAATGTTACTAAAACACAAGATGAAATATATTCTAACATTTTGAGGAAGTTAGATAAAAGCGTAAAGATTGTAAACAAAATAGAAAGTGTAAAAAAAGAAAATGATAAATATTCGATAAGAGTATTGGTCCTTGCTGAAGAAAATATTGCAATGGAAGCAAGTATAGTACCCGGAAAAAATAGTGAATCTCAAAAAATATCACAATAA